One Robbsia sp. KACC 23696 DNA segment encodes these proteins:
- the plsX gene encoding phosphate acyltransferase PlsX has product MTVKITIDCMGGDFGPSVTVPAAVEFARDHDDVELILVGQEAAVQAQLAKCKAVGAPRLRVVNATEVVSSDDPVEVALRRKKDSSMRVALNLVKEGQAQACVSAGNTGALMAVSRYVLKTLAGIERPALATLMPNEKGFTTVLDLGANVDCEPQHLLQFAEMGHALVSATENKDRPTVGLLNIGEEVIKGNDVIKRAGELLRASTLNFYGNVEGNDIFKGTTDIVVCDGFVGNVALKTSEGLAQMLSRIIKEEFSRSIFTKLLAVLAWPVLSQVRKRVDHRRYSGAALLGLRGIVIKSHGSADAYAFGWALKRGYDAVKNGVQSRLEKALEENVDPLGLQARVTPISAATAVSETPAAVTVPLAVPGETLSAKA; this is encoded by the coding sequence ATGACCGTAAAAATCACCATTGATTGCATGGGCGGCGACTTCGGCCCGTCCGTGACCGTGCCGGCCGCGGTCGAATTCGCCCGTGACCACGACGATGTCGAGCTGATCCTGGTTGGCCAGGAAGCAGCGGTCCAGGCACAACTGGCGAAATGCAAGGCTGTCGGCGCGCCGCGCCTGCGGGTGGTGAATGCCACCGAAGTCGTCAGTTCCGACGATCCGGTCGAAGTCGCGCTGCGGCGCAAGAAAGACTCTTCGATGCGTGTCGCCCTGAACCTCGTCAAGGAAGGGCAGGCGCAGGCTTGCGTGTCGGCGGGCAATACCGGCGCGCTGATGGCCGTCTCGCGCTATGTCCTAAAAACGCTTGCCGGCATCGAACGTCCGGCGCTGGCGACGCTGATGCCGAACGAGAAGGGCTTCACGACGGTGCTCGATCTGGGCGCGAACGTCGATTGCGAACCGCAGCATCTGCTGCAGTTCGCCGAGATGGGTCACGCGCTCGTTTCCGCGACGGAGAACAAGGATCGGCCTACGGTCGGCTTGCTCAATATCGGCGAGGAAGTGATCAAGGGCAACGACGTGATCAAGCGCGCCGGCGAATTGCTGCGCGCGAGCACTTTGAACTTCTACGGCAACGTCGAGGGTAACGACATCTTCAAGGGCACGACCGATATCGTCGTCTGCGACGGCTTTGTCGGCAACGTCGCGTTGAAGACGTCCGAAGGCCTGGCGCAGATGCTCTCGCGCATCATCAAGGAAGAGTTCAGCCGCTCGATCTTCACCAAGTTACTAGCGGTGCTGGCCTGGCCAGTGCTCTCGCAAGTACGCAAACGCGTGGATCACCGCCGATACAGCGGCGCCGCCTTGCTCGGCCTGCGCGGCATCGTCATCAAGAGCCATGGCTCGGCCGATGCCTACGCTTTCGGCTGGGCGCTGAAACGCGGGTATGATGCGGTAAAGAACGGGGTGCAGTCACGGCTCGAAAAGGCGCTCGAGGAAAATGTCGATCCGCTCGGCCTGCAGGCCAGAGTAACGCCGATTTCGGCGGCAACGGCGGTCTCGGAGACGCCGGCTGCCGTGACGGTCCCGCTTGCCGTTCCCGGCGAAACGCTTTCCGCAAAGGCATGA
- the rpmF gene encoding 50S ribosomal protein L32 — MAVQQNKKSPSKRGMHRSHDFIEAAPLAVDATSGETHRRHHISPNGFYRGKKVVKTKND, encoded by the coding sequence ATGGCAGTCCAGCAAAACAAGAAGTCGCCGTCGAAGCGCGGCATGCACCGTTCGCACGATTTCATCGAAGCCGCACCGCTGGCTGTCGATGCTACGTCGGGTGAAACGCACCGTCGTCACCACATCAGCCCGAACGGTTTCTACCGTGGCAAAAAAGTCGTTAAGACCAAGAACGACTGA
- a CDS encoding DUF177 domain-containing protein produces the protein MGGNGTGNKAGMPGSEADSPMSGQGADRPDHAERDGGDVASTAAHGTGRSRAEALRAFDLEAFIRAARETRGVVPLSALPRVADLMPADAPAEAADSPLRWHAEGEMRKVLRRRSGFLPASSAAARPARGEGDSAEKTVGAFQATEPHLTVTIEGAVWLECQRCMQPFSWPVSVEAGYRVARDERQADSLAGDDAEDDVIVGSADFDLLDLIDEEIVLSLPMVPKHRVCPAVHASVVSGADGALGVDRVEDIDARLADAAGDDPTPLPGERVDISAASPDVADDADASAVPQAGKARGKPGAIKGGASASGPTRKPFASALAGWKAAAGDKSESVDRGQSDQGSDTSDPSGKN, from the coding sequence ATGGGTGGGAACGGCACGGGAAACAAGGCGGGAATGCCGGGAAGCGAAGCGGATTCGCCGATGTCCGGGCAGGGCGCCGACCGGCCTGATCACGCCGAGCGTGATGGCGGCGATGTCGCGTCGACGGCGGCCCACGGTACGGGACGATCCCGCGCCGAGGCATTGCGCGCCTTCGACCTCGAAGCCTTTATCCGCGCTGCCCGAGAAACGCGGGGCGTGGTGCCACTGTCGGCATTGCCGCGCGTGGCGGATTTGATGCCCGCCGACGCGCCGGCCGAAGCGGCCGATTCGCCGCTACGCTGGCATGCCGAAGGGGAGATGCGCAAGGTCCTGCGCCGACGCAGCGGCTTCCTGCCCGCATCGAGCGCGGCGGCCCGCCCGGCACGGGGCGAGGGCGACAGCGCCGAGAAAACGGTGGGCGCCTTCCAGGCGACCGAGCCGCATCTGACGGTGACCATCGAGGGCGCCGTCTGGCTCGAATGCCAGCGTTGCATGCAGCCGTTTTCCTGGCCCGTATCGGTGGAAGCCGGCTATCGCGTGGCGCGGGACGAGCGGCAGGCCGACTCCCTGGCGGGCGACGACGCGGAGGACGATGTCATAGTCGGCTCGGCGGATTTCGATCTGCTCGACCTGATCGACGAGGAAATCGTGCTGTCCCTGCCGATGGTGCCGAAACATCGTGTCTGCCCGGCCGTGCATGCGAGCGTCGTCAGCGGCGCCGACGGTGCCTTGGGGGTTGATCGCGTCGAAGATATCGATGCGCGGTTGGCGGACGCCGCCGGTGACGATCCGACGCCGCTGCCGGGCGAGCGCGTCGACATCTCCGCCGCATCGCCCGACGTGGCGGACGATGCGGATGCGTCGGCAGTGCCGCAGGCCGGGAAGGCCCGAGGCAAGCCCGGTGCGATAAAAGGGGGTGCCTCGGCCAGTGGGCCGACGCGCAAACCTTTCGCATCGGCATTGGCGGGATGGAAGGCGGCGGCCGGCGACAAGTCTGAAAGTGTCGATCGCGGCCAGTCGGATCAGGGATCCGATACGTCTGATCCAAGCGGCAAGAACTAA
- a CDS encoding Maf family nucleotide pyrophosphatase: MSDLLSAPRPGLVAGAPEASAAARTPDKAPALVLASGSRYRAELLSRLRLPFVCDTPDLDETPRADESPPDTAMRLAIAKARAVAGRHVGALVIGSDQVAVCEGVQLGKPGDHARALAQLQQMRGRRIVFHTAVCLLDGRSAAADRAPCQTADVLTTVTMRDVDDATLDAYLRAERPYDVAGSAKAEGLGIALLDHVQSDDPTALIGLPLVTVSGWLLQAGIPLFELAACG, from the coding sequence ATGTCCGATCTGCTATCCGCCCCCCGTCCCGGCCTCGTCGCAGGCGCCCCGGAAGCGTCCGCCGCTGCGCGTACGCCCGATAAGGCGCCGGCCCTCGTGCTAGCCAGCGGCTCGCGCTATCGCGCCGAATTGCTGTCGCGGCTACGGCTGCCGTTTGTGTGCGACACGCCGGATCTCGATGAAACACCGCGCGCGGACGAGTCTCCGCCCGACACCGCGATGCGGCTCGCCATCGCGAAAGCGCGTGCCGTCGCGGGGCGCCATGTCGGCGCACTGGTCATCGGCTCCGATCAGGTCGCCGTCTGCGAGGGCGTCCAATTGGGCAAGCCGGGCGACCATGCGCGGGCGCTGGCCCAGCTGCAGCAAATGCGGGGGCGACGGATCGTTTTCCATACCGCCGTGTGTCTGCTCGACGGACGCAGCGCCGCGGCGGACCGTGCGCCCTGCCAGACCGCCGATGTGCTGACGACGGTGACGATGCGCGATGTCGACGATGCGACTCTCGACGCCTACCTCCGTGCAGAGCGGCCCTACGACGTGGCGGGCAGCGCCAAGGCTGAGGGCCTCGGTATCGCCCTGCTCGACCACGTTCAGAGCGACGACCCCACCGCCTTGATCGGTTTGCCGTTGGTGACCGTCAGCGGCTGGCTGCTGCAGGCCGGCATCCCGTTGTTCGAACTGGCCGCTTGCGGCTAA
- a CDS encoding SAM-dependent methyltransferase: protein MSQAGTLYLIPNTLGEGDDAALRQVLPDPVRAVAQRLRYIVGENAKATRAFLKRVGTEIPIQDIQISELNIRTQSSPSDAVLDAMLAPLLQGHDGGLVSDAGCPAVADPGALLVRRAHALGIRVAPLVGPSSILLALMASGLDGQRFAFHGYLPTDAAERTQRLRELEKQSRAQRQTQLFIETPYRNAAMLDALLAACAPQTHLCFAADLTLPTEQIVTLTLAQWRALAAAQRPDMGKRPAIFLMLAH, encoded by the coding sequence ATGAGCCAAGCGGGCACCTTGTATCTGATTCCGAATACCCTTGGCGAAGGCGACGACGCCGCGCTGCGCCAGGTATTGCCCGACCCGGTGCGGGCCGTCGCGCAGCGTCTGCGCTATATCGTCGGGGAAAATGCGAAAGCCACGCGCGCCTTTCTGAAGCGCGTGGGCACCGAGATCCCGATTCAGGACATCCAGATCAGCGAGCTGAATATCCGCACGCAATCCTCGCCCTCGGATGCCGTCCTCGATGCCATGCTGGCGCCGTTACTGCAAGGCCACGATGGCGGCCTGGTGTCGGACGCCGGCTGTCCGGCCGTCGCCGATCCCGGCGCCCTGCTGGTACGGCGTGCGCACGCGCTCGGGATTCGCGTCGCGCCGCTGGTCGGGCCGAGCTCGATTTTGCTCGCACTGATGGCATCGGGGCTGGACGGCCAGCGCTTTGCGTTTCACGGCTATCTGCCGACCGACGCGGCGGAACGGACGCAACGGCTGCGCGAGCTGGAAAAGCAATCACGGGCGCAGCGTCAAACGCAGCTTTTCATCGAGACGCCGTATCGCAATGCGGCCATGCTCGACGCGCTGTTGGCAGCCTGCGCGCCGCAAACGCACCTCTGCTTCGCTGCCGACCTGACGCTGCCGACGGAACAGATCGTGACGCTAACGCTGGCCCAATGGCGCGCCCTCGCGGCCGCACAGCGCCCGGATATGGGGAAGCGAC